A DNA window from Microcystis aeruginosa NIES-843 contains the following coding sequences:
- the ureE gene encoding urease accessory protein UreE: MLTFTERLPPRHTASSPPPETVLFSLLLTAEERTRSRYRLDSPEGFSLCFRLPRGTILQDRDFLRGENGEIIQIIAKPEPVITITAPSTDLLLKAAYHLGNRHVALEINPDYLRLAPDSVLQAMLEGLGLAVNEEIAPFNPEIGAYQHYHDLEEAKKG, encoded by the coding sequence ATGTTAACTTTTACCGAGCGCTTACCCCCCCGTCATACCGCTAGTTCACCCCCCCCAGAAACGGTACTTTTTAGCCTTCTACTCACGGCCGAAGAACGCACCCGCAGCCGTTATCGTCTCGACAGTCCCGAAGGTTTTTCCCTCTGTTTTCGTTTACCCCGCGGCACAATTCTACAGGACCGCGATTTCCTGCGGGGGGAAAACGGCGAAATTATTCAAATAATTGCTAAACCAGAACCAGTTATCACTATTACTGCTCCTTCAACCGATTTACTCCTCAAAGCTGCCTATCACCTCGGTAATCGTCATGTAGCCTTAGAAATTAATCCCGATTATCTCCGTCTGGCCCCCGATTCTGTCCTACAAGCAATGTTAGAAGGTTTGGGATTAGCTGTAAATGAAGAAATCGCCCCCTTTAACCCCGAAATCGGCGCTTATCAGCATTATCATGACCTGGAAGAGGCAAAAAAGGGATAG
- a CDS encoding DUF4168 domain-containing protein → MVIYCYPLADLGQSLRRSFIVTFLAVIAILGGVIPEFSWTTEVVSFQSSAYTQDFTADQIKRYAKAVLSIEIQRKQAYEEISQILGKSPPAITCNQRESFNNLPANAQRIAVDYCNKSKEIVKDNGFTASQFNAITNRIRTDNNLRRRVQNEMIRLQRENK, encoded by the coding sequence ATGGTGATTTACTGCTATCCCCTAGCCGATCTAGGTCAAAGCTTAAGACGTTCTTTTATTGTGACTTTTTTGGCAGTAATCGCCATTCTTGGCGGTGTGATTCCCGAATTTTCTTGGACGACGGAGGTGGTTAGTTTTCAGTCCTCCGCTTATACTCAAGATTTTACGGCTGACCAAATCAAACGTTATGCCAAAGCAGTTTTGTCGATCGAAATCCAAAGAAAACAAGCTTATGAGGAAATTTCGCAAATTTTAGGCAAAAGTCCCCCGGCAATTACCTGTAACCAACGGGAAAGCTTTAATAATCTTCCAGCTAATGCCCAAAGAATTGCCGTCGATTATTGTAATAAGTCAAAAGAGATTGTCAAAGATAATGGCTTCACCGCATCTCAATTTAACGCCATTACTAACCGGATTCGTACCGATAATAACTTGAGACGACGGGTGCAAAATGAGATGATTCGTCTGCAGCGGGAGAATAAATAG
- a CDS encoding HU family DNA-binding protein, with protein sequence MNKGELIDQIALKASVTKKQADAVLTAAIETIIEAVSEGDKVTLVGFGSFEARERQAREGRNPKTGDKMEIPATRVPAFSAGKLFKDRVAPDKE encoded by the coding sequence ATGAATAAAGGTGAATTAATCGATCAAATCGCTCTCAAAGCCTCTGTCACCAAAAAACAAGCAGATGCTGTTCTCACTGCCGCCATCGAGACCATTATCGAAGCGGTTTCTGAGGGGGACAAAGTAACCCTAGTAGGATTCGGTTCCTTCGAGGCCCGGGAACGTCAGGCCAGGGAAGGACGCAACCCGAAAACCGGCGATAAGATGGAGATTCCGGCCACTCGCGTCCCGGCTTTCTCGGCCGGTAAACTGTTTAAAGACAGAGTGGCCCCGGATAAGGAATAA
- the cobD gene encoding threonine-phosphate decarboxylase CobD, with product MPRPKHGGNLDWAAAIAGCPVSSILDFSASINPLGPPESALTAIKNHLTSLTRYPDPGYWQLRSALAQWHDIGPDWILPGNGAAELLTWAGRELAAFDSVYVLKPAFNDYERALKSFGGNICQHSLDLTTLKPVNPEKQGLLLNNPHNPTGKLWTVAAIRPYLSQFGLVVVDEAFMDFLPPQQQESLISLLPEYPNLVIVRSLTKFYSLPGLRLGYVLAHPDRLLQWQRWRDPWSVNNLAVVAAIAGIEDRDFQQQTWDWLTAAREDLWQGLANFPQLQPQTSAANFLLVQSQSSCLPLQEALLKYHRIFIRDCLSFPELGSNYFRVAVRLPAENQRLLSALESILAASDINNKKAPAN from the coding sequence TTGCCTAGACCTAAACATGGTGGTAATCTTGACTGGGCGGCCGCCATTGCCGGCTGTCCGGTTTCCTCTATTCTCGATTTTTCTGCCAGTATCAACCCCCTCGGTCCGCCAGAAAGCGCCCTAACCGCTATTAAAAACCATTTAACCAGTCTGACTCGTTATCCTGACCCCGGGTATTGGCAGTTGCGTTCTGCCCTCGCTCAATGGCATGATATCGGGCCGGATTGGATTCTCCCCGGCAATGGTGCGGCCGAGTTATTAACCTGGGCCGGTCGGGAATTAGCAGCATTTGATAGTGTTTATGTACTAAAACCCGCTTTTAACGATTACGAACGGGCTTTAAAAAGTTTTGGTGGAAACATCTGCCAACATTCCCTAGATTTAACCACTTTAAAGCCGGTTAATCCCGAAAAACAAGGCTTATTACTCAATAATCCCCACAATCCCACGGGGAAACTCTGGACGGTGGCGGCCATTCGTCCCTATCTATCGCAATTTGGTTTGGTGGTAGTGGATGAAGCTTTTATGGATTTTTTACCCCCGCAACAACAGGAGAGTTTAATATCTCTCTTGCCGGAATATCCCAATCTCGTGATTGTGCGTTCCCTAACTAAATTTTACAGTCTCCCCGGTTTACGTCTAGGATACGTCCTCGCTCATCCCGATCGCCTGTTACAATGGCAAAGATGGCGCGATCCTTGGTCGGTGAATAATTTGGCCGTGGTTGCCGCTATTGCGGGAATTGAAGATAGGGATTTTCAACAACAAACTTGGGATTGGTTAACGGCGGCCCGCGAGGATTTATGGCAGGGATTAGCTAATTTTCCGCAATTACAGCCCCAAACCAGTGCCGCTAACTTCCTCTTAGTACAATCTCAATCTTCCTGTTTACCCCTACAGGAAGCTTTATTAAAATATCATCGAATTTTCATCCGCGATTGTCTCAGTTTCCCCGAATTGGGTAGCAATTATTTTCGGGTCGCTGTCCGTTTACCGGCAGAAAATCAACGATTATTATCGGCTTTAGAGAGTATTTTAGCCGCGTCTGATATTAACAACAAAAAGGCTCCCGCCAACTAG